The following are encoded in a window of Roseimaritima ulvae genomic DNA:
- a CDS encoding LpxI family protein, translated as MQPSIGPDSCAAKTIGIIAGWGRFPVLVAEAAKRDGLRVVCVAIRDHADRRLEQVCDDVRWMGVAKFGGHIRYFRQHGVSQITMAGKLFKSQILFSGSVLWRHLPDYTCLRSLAPLLLSRQRDTRDDSLLTRITDTYLARGIDVCPATDIAPELLVKEGLLTRHSVKPAQQRDIEFGWQIAKQMGGLDIGQSITVKDGTVLAVEAVEGTDACIERTGTLCRKGGWTLVKVAKPNQDMRFDVPTIGPQTIERVRAAGGTAIAIEAEMTIVVDQQQVIQAAEAAGIAIVAVKRNAAQAAA; from the coding sequence ATGCAACCATCCATCGGGCCGGATTCCTGCGCTGCGAAAACCATCGGTATCATCGCCGGTTGGGGACGCTTTCCCGTGCTGGTCGCCGAAGCGGCCAAGCGTGACGGGTTGCGGGTGGTGTGTGTCGCCATCCGTGATCACGCGGACCGGCGATTGGAACAAGTCTGCGACGATGTGCGGTGGATGGGCGTGGCCAAATTTGGCGGTCACATCCGGTACTTTCGCCAACACGGCGTTTCGCAAATCACAATGGCCGGCAAGCTGTTCAAATCGCAAATTTTGTTTTCCGGGTCCGTGCTGTGGCGGCACCTGCCGGACTACACCTGCCTGCGGTCGCTGGCTCCGCTGTTGCTCTCCCGCCAACGCGATACACGCGACGATAGCCTGTTAACTCGTATTACAGATACCTACCTGGCACGGGGCATCGATGTCTGCCCGGCCACCGACATCGCTCCGGAGCTGCTCGTGAAAGAAGGCCTGTTAACGCGGCACAGCGTCAAACCCGCTCAACAACGCGATATCGAATTCGGTTGGCAGATCGCCAAACAAATGGGCGGCCTGGATATCGGCCAAAGTATCACGGTCAAAGACGGTACGGTGCTGGCTGTCGAAGCGGTCGAAGGTACGGACGCCTGTATCGAACGCACCGGAACCCTGTGCCGCAAAGGAGGCTGGACGCTGGTCAAGGTCGCCAAGCCGAATCAGGATATGCGGTTTGACGTGCCCACCATCGGCCCCCAAACCATCGAACGCGTACGGGCTGCCGGCGGAACGGCCATCGCCATCGAAGCGGAGATGACGATCGTGGTCGACCAACAGCAAGTGATTCAAGCCGCCGAAGCCGCCGGCATCGCCATCGTTGCGGTGAAACGCAACGCGGCCCAAGCCGCCGCCTAG
- the lpxD gene encoding UDP-3-O-(3-hydroxymyristoyl)glucosamine N-acyltransferase, whose amino-acid sequence MTNTTVFTLQTLADLVGGRVVGNGSTECVEARPLQEAAVGHITLLDDPKRIAQVARSQAAAVVVEQPVAEATTPQLVVSDIHAAFAQIIRQFRPDIDDVFQGISDQARISPQAEIGEHCTIHPGVHIGAGAKIGSGTTLMPGVVIMPHCRVGSDCHLFPNVVLYPYSVLEDRVVIHVGSVIGAYGFGYRQEGGRHIRTAQLGYVHIESDVELGAAVTVDRGTYGTTRIGTGTKVDNQVMIAHNCQIGRHNLICSQVGVAGSCSTGDYVVMAGQVGLKDHVRLGDGAIVGAQAGVMEDLSGGEVYLGSPATSQRDQMQIMAVQRRLPEMRKSLQRLVRQVEKLAARVEQAEQAEQTKQDDRDSRAA is encoded by the coding sequence GTGACCAATACAACCGTCTTTACCCTACAAACACTGGCCGACCTAGTTGGCGGCCGGGTGGTGGGCAACGGTTCGACCGAGTGCGTCGAGGCGCGACCATTGCAGGAAGCCGCCGTCGGACACATCACATTGCTGGACGATCCCAAGCGGATCGCTCAGGTCGCTCGCAGCCAAGCCGCCGCGGTCGTGGTTGAGCAGCCGGTTGCCGAGGCAACCACCCCGCAATTAGTCGTGTCGGACATTCACGCCGCGTTTGCCCAAATTATTCGCCAGTTTCGCCCCGATATCGATGATGTCTTTCAAGGCATTAGCGATCAGGCTCGGATTAGCCCCCAAGCGGAGATCGGCGAACACTGCACGATCCATCCCGGCGTGCATATCGGTGCCGGCGCCAAAATCGGTTCCGGCACCACGCTGATGCCCGGAGTGGTGATCATGCCGCACTGCCGCGTGGGCAGCGATTGCCATTTGTTCCCCAATGTGGTGCTGTATCCCTACAGCGTGCTGGAAGATCGCGTGGTGATCCACGTCGGTTCGGTGATCGGCGCCTATGGGTTTGGCTACCGTCAGGAAGGGGGCCGGCACATCCGCACCGCGCAATTGGGATATGTGCATATCGAGTCGGATGTGGAGCTGGGCGCCGCGGTGACGGTCGACCGGGGGACCTATGGTACCACCCGCATCGGCACCGGAACCAAAGTCGACAACCAGGTGATGATCGCCCACAACTGCCAAATCGGACGCCACAACCTGATCTGTTCCCAGGTCGGCGTTGCCGGCAGCTGTTCCACCGGCGACTACGTCGTGATGGCCGGGCAGGTGGGATTAAAGGATCACGTCCGCCTGGGCGATGGAGCGATCGTCGGGGCGCAAGCCGGCGTGATGGAAGATCTGTCGGGTGGCGAAGTCTACCTGGGCAGTCCAGCTACGTCCCAACGCGATCAGATGCAAATCATGGCCGTCCAACGTCGCTTGCCGGAAATGCGTAAATCGCTGCAGCGGCTAGTGCGGCAAGTCGAAAAGCTGGCTGCTCGAGTTGAACAGGCCGAGCAAGCCGAGCAGACCAAACAAGATGACCGTGATTCTCGGGCCGCCTGA
- the rpsL gene encoding 30S ribosomal protein S12: protein MPTINQLVRKSRKRQRKMSKSPVLEKCPQKQGVCLQVRTMTPKKPNSALRKITRVRLSNGKEVTVYIPGEGHNLQEHSIVLVRGGRVRDLPGVRYQVVRGSRDTLGVDNRKQARSRYGAKKS, encoded by the coding sequence ATGCCCACAATTAACCAATTGGTTCGTAAATCCCGGAAACGTCAGCGGAAGATGAGCAAATCGCCGGTGCTGGAAAAGTGCCCGCAGAAGCAAGGCGTTTGCTTGCAAGTCCGCACGATGACGCCCAAGAAACCTAACTCGGCCCTGCGTAAAATCACCCGTGTCCGGCTGAGTAACGGTAAAGAAGTCACCGTTTACATCCCCGGCGAAGGCCACAACCTGCAAGAACACTCGATCGTGCTCGTCCGTGGTGGCCGTGTGCGTGACCTTCCGGGTGTGCGTTACCAGGTAGTCCGCGGATCGCGTGACACACTGGGTGTGGATAACCGCAAGCAGGCTCGCAGCCGCTACGGTGCCAAAAAGAGCTAG
- the rpsG gene encoding 30S ribosomal protein S7: MGRITASRSHFKPDPRFNSALASKFINCLMLDGKKTVAQNVFYNALEEIGRRMPDATPIEVFEEAIENVKPYVEVRSKRVGGASYQVPMQVNRSRQQSLAIRWVLSAIRDKKGRPTHLKLADEILAAYKKEGNAYTKRENTHRMADANKAFSHFAW; this comes from the coding sequence ATGGGACGTATCACTGCCAGCCGCTCGCACTTCAAGCCTGATCCTCGGTTCAATTCCGCTCTGGCTAGCAAGTTCATCAACTGCCTGATGCTGGACGGCAAAAAGACGGTCGCCCAGAACGTGTTCTACAACGCGCTGGAAGAAATCGGCCGCCGCATGCCCGACGCAACGCCGATCGAAGTCTTCGAAGAAGCGATCGAAAACGTCAAACCGTACGTCGAAGTTCGCAGTAAGCGAGTCGGTGGTGCCAGCTACCAAGTGCCGATGCAGGTCAACCGCAGCCGGCAGCAAAGCTTGGCGATCCGCTGGGTGCTGAGCGCCATCCGCGACAAGAAGGGTCGCCCGACCCACCTCAAGCTGGCCGACGAAATTCTGGCTGCCTACAAAAAAGAAGGCAACGCCTACACCAAACGCGAAAACACCCACCGCATGGCCGACGCCAACAAAGCGTTCTCGCACTTCGCTTGGTAA
- a CDS encoding glutamate ligase domain-containing protein has translation MVGTDSSNLRPASLRQLFPTARFIGGEDILVSRLATGATPCRRGDLVVIDCATVDPQQRIADALARGAAGILCEQLMPCPLPQCLVPDALAATALVADAIAGNPTRDVFTVGVIGQAGKTTTALLVAAALRAAGIRTAYCTDLGSCDGVLQMTPKQPAQTPTQYTQWLADTRDCGCATAVLELSDTMLANHCLEPLRLDLLVVTGNPGRTGDFGPHQLQAALDHLSPSGMAVVSADSPQALRMVTDAGVQRLTYGMRNDADVSGKIFEQMPGETTLLVTAGDTTATMETGLTGAAMAANQLAAVAVGMLTELTLPAAIEAIRSVKQIPGRMDRIPGYDAASVVLDVADSASRLSETLRGLRRERQGGRLWCVMAAPANAPEMECAAMGRAAERFADQVIYTSGEAGKESFLQSAHAMLDGVNKPACPRLVAGRRRAIEWAIAHAAPQDTIVVVGGFASTSPHAHRASIEADRKIVTAARQQPTTRRETIPATIPFPVA, from the coding sequence ATGGTTGGAACGGATTCAAGCAACTTGCGTCCCGCAAGTCTTCGTCAGTTGTTTCCCACCGCTCGTTTTATCGGTGGGGAGGACATCTTGGTGTCTCGCTTGGCCACCGGTGCGACGCCTTGTCGCCGCGGAGATCTGGTGGTGATCGATTGTGCGACGGTCGATCCCCAGCAACGGATCGCTGATGCCCTTGCTCGCGGTGCCGCCGGGATCTTGTGCGAGCAGCTGATGCCCTGTCCGCTGCCGCAATGTCTGGTCCCCGATGCCTTGGCCGCCACGGCGTTGGTCGCCGATGCGATCGCCGGCAACCCCACCCGCGACGTGTTCACCGTGGGCGTGATCGGCCAAGCCGGCAAGACGACCACGGCCCTGTTGGTGGCTGCCGCGCTGCGGGCCGCCGGAATTCGGACGGCCTACTGCACTGATCTAGGTAGCTGCGATGGGGTCCTGCAGATGACGCCCAAGCAGCCTGCTCAAACGCCGACGCAATACACGCAGTGGCTGGCCGACACGCGGGACTGTGGCTGTGCCACGGCCGTGCTGGAACTGTCCGACACGATGTTGGCGAACCATTGTTTGGAACCGCTGCGGTTGGATCTGTTGGTGGTCACCGGAAACCCGGGCCGCACCGGCGACTTTGGACCCCATCAGCTGCAGGCCGCCCTGGATCATCTGAGCCCCAGCGGGATGGCGGTCGTTTCAGCCGACAGTCCGCAAGCGTTGCGGATGGTGACCGACGCCGGCGTGCAGCGGCTGACCTATGGGATGCGAAACGATGCCGACGTGAGCGGCAAAATCTTTGAACAGATGCCTGGCGAAACCACCTTGTTGGTGACCGCTGGCGATACCACGGCGACGATGGAAACCGGCCTGACCGGCGCGGCGATGGCCGCCAATCAGTTGGCTGCCGTCGCGGTCGGGATGCTGACTGAATTGACGCTGCCGGCCGCGATCGAAGCGATCCGCTCGGTCAAGCAGATCCCCGGCCGGATGGATCGCATCCCCGGCTACGATGCCGCTTCGGTGGTCTTGGACGTGGCCGATTCCGCTTCGCGATTGTCGGAGACGCTGCGTGGGCTGCGGCGCGAGCGACAGGGAGGCCGGTTGTGGTGTGTAATGGCCGCACCAGCGAATGCGCCGGAGATGGAATGTGCGGCGATGGGCCGCGCGGCCGAACGGTTCGCCGATCAAGTCATCTATACCTCGGGCGAAGCCGGCAAGGAGTCGTTTTTGCAATCGGCTCACGCCATGCTCGACGGTGTGAACAAGCCCGCCTGTCCGCGATTGGTGGCCGGCCGGCGACGAGCGATCGAGTGGGCCATCGCCCATGCCGCGCCGCAGGACACGATTGTGGTCGTGGGCGGGTTCGCATCGACCAGCCCCCACGCGCACCGGGCCTCGATCGAAGCGGATCGAAAAATCGTCACGGCCGCTCGACAGCAACCCACGACCCGCCGCGAAACCATCCCAGCCACGATTCCGTTCCCGGTAGCCTAA
- a CDS encoding PTS sugar transporter subunit IIA: MEDFDVGHLAAFLRMTPDQVIKLAERGKLPGRRVQGEWRFSEAEIHHYMEDRIGDSDEEQLDQVEKMLDQTKTVQEPIGRIIDLCPVEAIAVPLNARTRGSVIRSMADLAATTGLLWDAPAMAEAVRQREDLHPTALDCGVALLHPRRPQTSILAQSLMAVGVCSAPIPFSDQGHLTDVFFLLCSYDDRSHLKILARLSRLLSVQDMLPQIRAAQSPADVRAALEDAEAIIEDDE, from the coding sequence ATGGAAGATTTTGACGTCGGACATTTAGCGGCTTTTCTGCGAATGACCCCCGACCAGGTCATCAAGTTGGCCGAACGAGGCAAGCTGCCGGGCCGCCGGGTGCAGGGAGAGTGGCGATTTTCCGAAGCCGAAATCCACCACTACATGGAAGACCGGATCGGCGACAGCGACGAAGAGCAACTGGACCAGGTCGAAAAGATGCTGGACCAGACCAAGACCGTTCAGGAACCGATCGGTCGCATCATCGATCTCTGTCCGGTGGAAGCGATCGCGGTGCCGTTGAACGCCCGCACCCGCGGCTCGGTGATCCGTTCAATGGCCGATCTGGCGGCCACCACCGGCCTGCTGTGGGACGCTCCGGCGATGGCCGAAGCGGTGCGACAACGTGAAGACCTGCATCCCACGGCGTTGGATTGTGGCGTGGCGCTGTTGCACCCTCGACGCCCCCAGACATCGATCCTGGCGCAGTCGCTGATGGCCGTGGGCGTCTGCTCCGCACCGATTCCGTTTTCCGATCAGGGCCACCTGACGGACGTGTTTTTTCTGCTTTGCAGTTACGACGATCGATCTCACTTAAAAATCCTCGCTCGGCTCAGCCGCTTGCTGTCGGTCCAGGACATGCTGCCGCAGATCCGCGCGGCCCAATCGCCAGCGGATGTCCGCGCGGCGTTGGAAGACGCCGAAGCGATCATCGAGGACGACGAATGA
- a CDS encoding NADPH-dependent FMN reductase: MILVVSASLHPRSRSRLLAQAACQRLEKLERPYELLDLNEHPLPLCDGDAAYGDPAVGRAIELGNDATAILLAAPVYNYDVNAAAKNLVELTGRSWTGKVVGMLLAAGGQGSYMSGMGLANSLMLDFRCLVVPRFVYAVGDAFEGDQITDENALVRLDQLVEETLRISDAVRAAEPKKENS; encoded by the coding sequence ATGATCTTAGTCGTTAGCGCCAGCCTTCATCCTCGCAGTCGTAGTCGCTTGTTGGCGCAAGCGGCCTGCCAACGGCTGGAAAAACTGGAGCGTCCCTACGAACTGCTCGACCTGAACGAACATCCCTTGCCGCTTTGCGATGGCGATGCCGCGTACGGGGATCCGGCGGTCGGTCGAGCCATCGAATTGGGCAACGATGCGACGGCCATCCTGCTGGCGGCTCCGGTATATAATTACGACGTCAACGCGGCGGCCAAGAATCTGGTCGAACTGACCGGGCGTTCCTGGACGGGCAAGGTGGTGGGCATGCTGCTGGCCGCCGGAGGGCAGGGCAGTTACATGTCGGGCATGGGCTTGGCCAACAGTTTGATGCTGGACTTCCGCTGCCTGGTGGTGCCGCGATTCGTGTACGCGGTGGGCGACGCGTTCGAAGGCGATCAGATCACCGACGAAAACGCCTTGGTGCGATTGGATCAATTGGTCGAAGAAACCCTGCGGATCTCCGACGCGGTCCGCGCCGCGGAACCCAAGAAAGAAAACAGCTAA
- a CDS encoding AAA family ATPase, translating into MNDIAPELREQFQAFRDDFRRLQQEVGKVIVGQRETVDSVLIALVAGGHVLLEGVPGLGKTLLVRTLADTLDSRFSRIQFTPDLMPADLLGTNVLAEAADGSKKFQFERGPIFANVVLADEINRATPKTQSALLEAMQEHSVTVGGISHALDGLFFVLATQNPLEMEGTYPLPEAQLDRFLFKLIVPFPTTTEMEAIMDRTTESQTLQASSMLSQERILEMNRLARKIPIADSIRRYAIEVVMGSHPEHELATPMVKRFVRYGSSPRGAQAVILAAKIHAVLDGRFHVAHDDIRTVAHQALRHRIMLNFEGQAEDVSTDRVIDELLQRSPAGV; encoded by the coding sequence ATGAACGACATAGCTCCCGAATTGCGTGAACAGTTTCAAGCTTTCCGCGACGACTTCCGCCGCCTGCAACAGGAAGTCGGTAAGGTCATTGTTGGGCAACGGGAAACCGTCGACAGCGTGTTGATCGCGCTGGTGGCCGGCGGTCACGTGCTGCTGGAAGGCGTGCCGGGGCTGGGCAAGACCCTGCTGGTGCGAACGCTGGCCGATACCTTGGACTCGCGGTTTTCGCGGATTCAATTTACGCCCGACCTGATGCCCGCCGACTTGCTGGGCACCAACGTGTTGGCCGAAGCGGCCGACGGTTCGAAGAAGTTTCAATTCGAACGCGGACCGATCTTTGCCAACGTCGTGCTGGCCGATGAAATCAATCGCGCCACCCCCAAGACGCAATCCGCGCTGCTCGAAGCGATGCAGGAACACAGCGTTACGGTGGGCGGCATCTCGCACGCCCTGGACGGCCTGTTCTTTGTGTTGGCCACCCAGAACCCGCTGGAAATGGAAGGCACCTACCCGCTGCCCGAAGCCCAACTGGACCGCTTCCTTTTCAAATTGATCGTGCCCTTTCCGACCACGACGGAAATGGAAGCGATCATGGACCGCACGACCGAAAGCCAAACCCTGCAGGCCTCCAGCATGCTCAGCCAGGAGCGGATTCTGGAAATGAACCGGCTGGCAAGAAAAATCCCCATCGCCGATTCGATTCGCCGCTACGCCATCGAAGTGGTGATGGGCAGCCACCCCGAGCACGAACTGGCCACGCCGATGGTCAAACGCTTTGTCCGCTATGGCAGCAGCCCCCGCGGCGCCCAGGCGGTGATCCTGGCGGCCAAAATCCACGCCGTCCTGGACGGTCGCTTTCACGTCGCTCACGACGACATCCGCACCGTCGCCCATCAAGCCTTGCGGCATCGCATCATGTTGAACTTCGAAGGCCAAGCCGAAGACGTTTCCACCGACCGAGTGATCGATGAACTCCTCCAACGAAGCCCCGCCGGAGTCTAG
- a CDS encoding methylated-DNA--[protein]-cysteine S-methyltransferase, with amino-acid sequence MPKLKPAVASAIVLWRPHSSPLGTLYSQWTAAGLAHLGWQRPPLEDLDVATDQVQRQAEHLDECMQRFFADGDGDVFADVTLDTTGWPPFFADVYRACRRIPSGQTISYAALAAAAGRPAAVRAAGQAMARNRVPLIVPCHRVVSRQGLRGFSAPGGLATKQWLLDLEQQGATTAKI; translated from the coding sequence ATGCCCAAGCTCAAACCTGCCGTCGCGTCGGCCATCGTTCTGTGGCGTCCCCATTCGTCTCCGCTGGGAACGCTGTACTCGCAGTGGACCGCGGCGGGACTTGCCCACCTGGGCTGGCAGCGTCCGCCACTGGAGGACCTGGATGTGGCAACGGACCAGGTGCAGCGTCAGGCGGAGCATTTGGATGAATGTATGCAGCGTTTTTTTGCCGACGGCGATGGCGACGTGTTCGCCGACGTGACGCTCGACACCACCGGCTGGCCCCCGTTTTTTGCCGACGTGTACCGCGCCTGCCGCCGGATCCCCAGCGGCCAAACGATCTCTTACGCCGCGTTGGCGGCCGCCGCTGGACGACCAGCCGCGGTGCGTGCCGCCGGCCAAGCGATGGCTCGCAATCGCGTGCCGCTGATCGTTCCCTGCCACCGCGTCGTCAGTCGCCAAGGACTGCGAGGCTTTAGCGCTCCCGGTGGCCTGGCCACCAAGCAGTGGTTGCTGGATCTGGAACAGCAAGGCGCAACCACGGCGAAGATCTAA
- a CDS encoding sodium/glutamate symporter family protein has translation MIAGILWVVVWLLAALVVRAAFPLFAAVRIPASLIAGAIGLAVLQFAGWVQRTPTAADRLRQWSESMAACSDTLASWPGVLIAVVFAGLLLAKSDSGSHDAAAHGTSARQVGRAGLMVWIIVLGQTAVGLWITWLVIQPIYDLPNATGMLIETGFAGGHGTAAAMGTVFEHPSINLPAGLDLGLLMATAGLAFGLVSGIAWINLAIWLRWYTPAESDAPDAFQGGADQSDAASPGSDAPSTVVVGPDLGKPRVDGNVLDPLLLQAAWLMLAFGIGLALQQLVSWAGLYVDDWRGYAADSQSNGNVALRERMSVAGVLSSFPLFIYTLFGGAIVRGGLRLVGRSHLIDSHTIARLVAASMDVLVVAAVATLNLTAVAALWVPFTCLFIGGAVWSSFCLLGLSRWILPARMWFPLGLINYGMSTGTTATGFVLLRVVDPNLKSGAGEVYALAAPLSAPFIGGGMLTVALPLLVLQSVPIAASTIGITAVVLVLIMVGIRRP, from the coding sequence GTGATTGCTGGAATCCTGTGGGTGGTGGTGTGGTTGTTGGCGGCCCTGGTCGTCCGCGCCGCGTTTCCGCTGTTTGCCGCCGTTCGCATCCCGGCCTCGCTGATCGCCGGGGCGATTGGATTGGCGGTCCTGCAGTTTGCCGGCTGGGTCCAGCGAACGCCCACCGCCGCAGATCGTTTGCGACAGTGGAGCGAGTCCATGGCCGCCTGCAGCGACACCTTGGCGTCCTGGCCGGGCGTGCTGATCGCGGTGGTGTTTGCCGGTCTGTTGCTGGCCAAATCCGACAGCGGTAGCCACGACGCGGCGGCTCACGGCACCAGTGCGCGACAAGTCGGACGCGCCGGGTTGATGGTCTGGATCATCGTGCTGGGACAAACCGCCGTGGGCTTGTGGATCACCTGGCTGGTGATCCAACCGATCTACGACCTGCCCAACGCTACGGGGATGTTGATTGAAACCGGTTTTGCCGGCGGACATGGCACCGCCGCCGCCATGGGCACCGTGTTCGAACATCCCAGTATTAATCTGCCGGCCGGCTTGGACTTGGGCCTGCTGATGGCCACGGCCGGTTTAGCTTTCGGCCTGGTGTCGGGCATCGCCTGGATCAATCTGGCTATCTGGCTGCGTTGGTACACGCCCGCCGAGTCCGACGCACCGGACGCTTTCCAAGGCGGCGCTGACCAATCCGACGCTGCTTCCCCCGGATCGGACGCCCCGTCGACGGTGGTTGTCGGCCCGGATCTGGGCAAGCCACGGGTCGACGGCAACGTGTTGGATCCGCTGTTGCTGCAAGCGGCTTGGCTGATGCTGGCCTTTGGCATCGGACTGGCGCTGCAACAACTTGTTTCCTGGGCGGGTCTGTACGTCGATGACTGGCGGGGCTATGCCGCGGATTCACAGTCCAATGGAAACGTGGCCTTGCGGGAACGGATGTCCGTCGCGGGGGTGTTAAGCAGTTTCCCGCTGTTCATCTACACGTTGTTTGGCGGAGCGATCGTGCGTGGCGGGTTGCGGCTGGTCGGCCGGAGTCACTTGATCGATAGCCACACCATCGCTCGACTGGTCGCCGCTTCGATGGACGTGTTGGTCGTGGCGGCCGTGGCCACGCTGAACCTGACCGCGGTCGCCGCTTTGTGGGTGCCGTTTACGTGCTTGTTTATCGGCGGAGCGGTGTGGTCGTCGTTTTGCCTGCTGGGATTGTCGCGTTGGATCTTGCCCGCCCGGATGTGGTTTCCTTTGGGCTTGATCAACTACGGCATGTCGACCGGCACCACGGCGACCGGGTTTGTGTTGCTGCGAGTGGTGGATCCGAATTTGAAAAGCGGAGCAGGGGAAGTCTACGCGTTGGCGGCCCCGCTTTCGGCGCCCTTCATCGGCGGCGGGATGCTGACGGTCGCGCTGCCGTTGCTGGTGCTGCAAAGCGTCCCCATCGCGGCGTCCACGATTGGGATAACCGCCGTCGTGCTGGTGTTGATCATGGTCGGAATCCGGCGCCCGTAG
- a CDS encoding histidine triad nucleotide-binding protein, whose translation MSETIFSKIIRREIPADIVYEDDLCLAFRDVSPQAPTHVLIIPKEPIASLSDLEEKHQALAGHLLLTAARLASELGLEGGYRLVTNCGGDGGQSVDHLHFHLLGGRALSWPPG comes from the coding sequence ATGTCCGAGACCATTTTTAGCAAAATCATTCGCCGCGAAATTCCCGCCGACATCGTGTATGAAGATGATCTGTGTTTGGCGTTTCGTGACGTGTCACCTCAGGCCCCCACACATGTTTTAATCATTCCCAAAGAACCGATCGCGTCGTTGTCGGACCTGGAGGAAAAGCATCAAGCGTTGGCCGGGCATCTCTTGTTGACCGCCGCTCGGTTGGCGTCGGAGTTGGGCCTGGAGGGCGGTTATCGGTTGGTCACCAACTGCGGCGGGGACGGCGGCCAGAGCGTCGATCACCTGCACTTCCATCTGCTCGGCGGCCGCGCGCTCTCCTGGCCCCCAGGCTGA
- a CDS encoding DUF1501 domain-containing protein has translation MLSFKGAAVARDLCDPHLKASRRDILRVGGCGMLGMSLGSMLRMQAQASEANLGGGPGWGKAKSIILVYLQGGPSHLDLWDPKENLPDNVKSVFSPISTKLPGVQYTENLPKLSQINDRFTMIRSMSYTPNGLFNHTAAIYQMMTGYTTDKVSPSGQLEPPNPKDFPNFGSNLIRLRPVDEPMLPFVMLPRPLQESNVVGKGGTAGFLGKAFDPYTLYPSGDDMDMDKMSRIKIDDLKLRPEVFSVRLQRRAKLRDLLNQKMPEINKAVESFELDEYYDRALSLIVSGRARDAFELSAEPEALRDQYGRNTFGQSCLLARRLVEAGTRVVEVIWPKVANSDNHSWDHHTGLSKRMKNQSAPMLDSGLSTLIEDLDDRGMLEDTMVVAVGEFGRSPQRGVSTSGNNNSDDGRDHWPYCYTGIMAGAGIGRGVVYGKSDKTASAPLENPVHPGELLATIYHGFGIDPETMVYNHLNQPREIVKAQAVTSLFA, from the coding sequence ATGTTGTCCTTCAAAGGTGCCGCCGTCGCACGCGATCTGTGTGATCCCCATCTGAAAGCGTCACGCCGGGATATCCTGCGAGTTGGCGGTTGTGGAATGTTGGGCATGTCGCTGGGGTCGATGCTGCGGATGCAGGCTCAGGCTTCCGAAGCCAATCTGGGCGGCGGACCGGGCTGGGGCAAAGCCAAGAGTATCATCCTGGTGTACCTGCAGGGCGGACCGAGCCATTTGGATTTGTGGGATCCCAAGGAGAATCTGCCGGACAATGTGAAGAGCGTGTTTTCGCCGATCAGTACCAAGCTGCCGGGCGTGCAGTACACCGAAAACCTGCCCAAGCTGTCGCAGATCAACGATCGCTTTACGATGATCCGGTCGATGTCCTACACGCCCAACGGTTTGTTCAACCATACCGCGGCGATCTATCAGATGATGACCGGTTACACGACCGACAAGGTCAGCCCGTCGGGGCAGTTGGAACCGCCCAACCCCAAAGATTTTCCCAACTTCGGCAGCAACCTGATCCGCCTGCGACCGGTCGACGAACCGATGTTGCCGTTTGTGATGTTGCCGCGACCACTGCAGGAATCCAACGTCGTGGGCAAAGGTGGCACGGCCGGCTTCCTGGGCAAAGCTTTTGATCCCTACACGCTGTATCCCAGCGGCGATGACATGGACATGGACAAGATGTCTCGCATCAAAATCGACGATCTAAAGTTGCGGCCAGAAGTGTTTAGCGTACGACTGCAACGCCGCGCCAAGTTGCGGGATCTGCTGAACCAAAAAATGCCGGAAATCAACAAAGCCGTCGAGTCGTTCGAGCTGGACGAGTATTACGATCGAGCGCTATCGCTGATCGTGTCGGGTCGAGCTCGCGACGCCTTTGAACTATCGGCGGAACCCGAGGCGCTCCGCGATCAGTACGGACGCAACACGTTTGGTCAGAGCTGTCTGTTGGCGCGACGCTTGGTCGAAGCCGGCACGCGGGTGGTGGAAGTGATTTGGCCCAAGGTTGCCAATAGCGACAATCATTCTTGGGACCATCATACGGGGCTGAGCAAACGCATGAAGAACCAATCGGCGCCGATGCTCGATTCCGGGCTATCAACGTTGATCGAAGACCTCGACGATCGTGGTATGTTGGAAGACACGATGGTGGTTGCGGTGGGCGAGTTTGGCCGTAGCCCACAGCGCGGGGTCAGCACTAGCGGGAATAATAATTCCGACGATGGACGCGACCATTGGCCGTATTGTTACACCGGCATCATGGCCGGTGCCGGCATCGGCCGCGGCGTGGTGTACGGCAAAAGCGACAAGACGGCCAGCGCACCGTTAGAAAACCCGGTGCATCCCGGCGAACTGTTGGCCACGATCTATCACGGTTTCGGTATCGATCCCGAAACCATGGTCTACAACCACCTGAACCAACCCCGCGAAATCGTCAAAGCCCAAGCGGTCACCAGCCTGTTCGCGTAA